Below is a genomic region from Miscanthus floridulus cultivar M001 chromosome 1, ASM1932011v1, whole genome shotgun sequence.
TGCAATCAAAAGCCCCACAAACTACAGGAGGATGACTATATCGCCTGCTGCCACAAGCAGCTCGGGAAGCAACAGTGGAAGCAATGACGAACGTAACCACTCCCAGAAGCTGTCTTCCCGTCGCCCACACAGAAGGCCCAGCAATGCCATGGGTGTTTTTGCTTCTCTGCCTCTGCCTGCACCTCGTCCACCCCGGCAGTTCTTAGCTCTCATGAGATCTCAATCAATGCTTGATCTACAGGATGTGATAGACTCAACTGCCATGGTCACTCCCAGGGACAAGCGCATGAAGAATTAGCAAAAGTTGAATAGTATCAAGGACAAGCGCATGAAGAACTAGCAAGAGCTGAATCTTGGTTAGTCTGAGGGttttgaatgtattgatgccAGAACATTTGGACATCATCTATGTACCTATGAATGTGCTGAACATTTAGACACCTATGAATGTATTTATTATGTTGTGATGTATCATGAAATTACTATATGgacaatatatattttaatatgttgtTTCTACTATttcaaaataaattatttttctgtgcgtttaacTCTTTTTCTGTGAGGATGGCTACACAGAAAATTACTTTTAATCTGAGCGAAaggaatttttctgtgagttcacctagaccgatagaaaaatacatgtattttctatatgtttatttctttttttctgtgTAGATATCCTCACGGAAATTTTATTTTTAATCTAGCCaaacacaatttttctgtgcgtgtaagaccgacagaaaaattgtttctgacggcgAACACATAGAACAATTGAATTTTTCTATCATTATATTTCCGtatgtatttttctgagggtacaccgtcagaaaaatatttttctgatggTATTCGTATTTTTTtgtgtgttttcgcacacacagaagaatgcgagtttccagtagtgcaaGTAGGTTTTGCTTGAATTcatgatcgtgtcaagagcgtggtttggtataatctttgtatcccctctcttttgtatctctcattacttttatatgtttgctacaatagTTATGACAACATTATTCATATCGTTTATGCTCCTAG
It encodes:
- the LOC136459067 gene encoding protein OXIDATIVE STRESS 3 LIKE 1-like, whose product is MASGMPLVVQVFMKGVCKFYNGKSGSLAKLQDVVIPSLLKDLPKPKTPSPRKRKGLCPFNFKWGKPQNKEVFPKNDAIKSPTNYRRMTISPAATSSSGSNSGSNDERNHSQKLSSRRPHRRPSNAMGVFASLPLPAPRPPRQFLALMRSQSMLDLQDVIDSTAMVTPRDKRMKN